A genomic segment from Aspergillus puulaauensis MK2 DNA, chromosome 1, nearly complete sequence encodes:
- a CDS encoding ATP-dependent (S)-NAD(P)H-hydrate dehydratase (BUSCO:EOG09263Y3L;~COG:G;~EggNog:ENOG410PGC8;~InterPro:IPR029056,IPR017953,IPR000631;~PFAM:PF01256;~antiSMASH:Cluster_1.6;~go_function: GO:0052855 - ADP-dependent NAD(P)H-hydrate dehydratase activity [Evidence IEA]), with translation MDKVHHISVPSKVLFKRARKIVPPMLEKFHKGQQGRIAVIGGSLDYTGAPYFSAMASARLGCDMSHVICENSAATVIKSYSPNLMVHPILPSSNSVKDPNSIDAPSLASPIISMLSRLHALVIGPGLGRDGVTLQVVREVMKEARSRSIPFILDADGLLLVTEDPDIVKGYKECILTPNVNEFSRLAKALGIDVPSLAQISGDEGEEDKTSREAEACEKLSKALGGVTIVQKGPHDVISNGVTSIVSDIRGGLKRSGGQGDTLTGSLGTLMGWRAAYHNALWDSGEQESSKEAQSKQEIQAELESEKRMSPATTLLLIAWAGSAITRECSRRAFKAKGRSMQASDLTEEVHDSFLTLIGEPEGSKVHL, from the exons ATGGACAAGGTTCATCATATCTCAGTGCCTTCCAAGGTGCTATTCAAAAGAGCCCGCAAGATCGTCCCTCCAATGCTGGAGAAATTCCACAAGG GACAACAGGGTCGAATCGCTGTTATAGGGGGCTCTCTCGA CTACACAGGTGCACCATACTTCTCTGCCATGGCGTCAGCAAGACTAG GATGTGATATG AGCCATGTTATTTGCGAGAACTCTGCTGCTACC GTCATCAAATCATATTCCCCAAACCTGATGGTGCACCCGATCTTACCGAGCAGCAACTCAGTTAAAGACCCGAACTCCATCGATGCTCCGAGCTTAGCAAGTCCTATCATCTCAATGCTTTCCAGGCTTCATGCACTTGTTATTGGGCCCGGTCTGGGCCGAGATGGGGTTACGCTCCAGGTAGTCAGGGAAGTAATGAAGGAAGCACGGTCCCGCTCAATACCGTTTATCCTGGATGCGGATGGACTTCTTTTGGTTACAGAGGATCCAGACATTGTGAAGGGATACAAGGAGTGCATTTTGACTCCCAACGTCAACGAGTTCAGCCGCCTAGCCAAGGCTCTTGGGATTGATGTCCCAAGTCTAGCTCAGATCTCTGGCgacgagggtgaggaagaCAAGACGAGCCGGGAAGCAGAGGCGTGCGAAAAGCTCTCGAAGGCCCTTGGTGGCGTCACCATCGTCCAGAAGGGACCGCACGACGTGATCTCGAATGGGGTTACGAGCATTGTCTCCGATATCAGGGGAGGGTTGAAGCGTAGTGGTGGTCAGGGAGACACCCTCACTGGTTCACTGGGGACGCTGATGGGTTGGAGAGCAGCTTACCACAATGCACTATGGGATTCTGGCGAGCAAGAGAGCTCAAAGGAGGCGCAGTCCAAGCAGGAAATCCAAGCGGAGCTGGAAtcggagaagaggatgtccCCGGCGACAACATTGCTGCTTATTGCATGGGCGGGCAGCGCTATTACGAGAGAATGTTCTCGCCGGGCTTTCAAGGCAAAGGGGAGAAGCATGCAAGCGAGTGATCTCACCGAGGAAGTCCACGACAGTTTCTTGACGCTCATTGGGGAGCCTGAAGGATCCAAGGTGCATCTTTAG